In the Cytobacillus pseudoceanisediminis genome, one interval contains:
- a CDS encoding DNA/RNA non-specific endonuclease — protein sequence MKNYLTLLFAIIFMVGCTNTEDVSVTEEKTDSQVTTVHTTENSNQEKTEKVETTTIVDEPVEKEAPAQQNNELFPGYKLIEVDGGDLSGYRQSNIVVDIGFGDRKYWAFTNEHGQLVRVIADEIILQDDSTEPVLPSGRYYSDEAKVTGVERDDMDEGHIIADSMGGVSNAYNITPQESTLNRHGDQAYMEDAIRKAGGATDFEALITYPNTETQIPSHYQYTYTLKGNKIVDKFDNVNPDKVNESLGLTGSKPSNSISSNKKGDISSVDTNGNGQVTIQEAKDAGYSMPIMSDHWLYPYMRDNDNDGMVGE from the coding sequence ATGAAAAACTATTTAACCTTGCTTTTTGCGATTATCTTTATGGTTGGATGTACGAACACAGAAGATGTATCTGTTACAGAAGAAAAAACAGATTCGCAAGTAACCACAGTTCATACAACCGAAAATAGCAATCAAGAGAAAACTGAGAAAGTAGAAACTACTACAATTGTTGATGAACCAGTAGAAAAGGAAGCTCCAGCCCAACAAAATAATGAACTGTTCCCAGGATACAAATTGATTGAAGTTGATGGTGGAGATTTATCTGGATATCGTCAATCTAACATAGTTGTTGATATTGGCTTTGGAGATCGTAAATATTGGGCGTTTACAAATGAACACGGACAACTAGTGCGTGTCATTGCCGATGAAATTATTCTACAAGATGACAGTACAGAACCTGTATTACCGTCTGGCAGATACTACTCTGATGAGGCAAAAGTTACAGGTGTTGAAAGAGACGATATGGACGAAGGACACATTATCGCAGATTCTATGGGTGGGGTATCGAATGCTTACAATATTACTCCACAAGAAAGCACACTCAACCGTCACGGTGACCAAGCTTATATGGAAGACGCAATTCGTAAAGCGGGTGGAGCTACTGACTTTGAAGCATTAATCACATATCCTAATACGGAAACGCAGATTCCTTCACATTATCAATATACCTATACTTTAAAAGGGAATAAGATTGTTGATAAATTCGACAATGTCAACCCTGATAAAGTAAACGAATCGCTTGGTTTAACAGGTAGCAAACCTTCAAATTCAATTAGCTCAAACAAAAAAGGTGATATTTCTAGTGTCGATACAAATGGCAACGGCCAGGTAACTATTCAAGAAGCAAAAGATGCAGGTTACAGTATGCCAATAATGAGCGATCATTGGTTATACCCGTATATGCGAGATAATGACAATGATGGTATGGTTGGAGAGTAA
- a CDS encoding alpha/beta fold hydrolase — protein MWEKNFVQTSRGKFEYFTQGSGEALCITHLYTEFNELGNYFADSFVKHFKVYLINLKEAGKSDKVSCDADLSISESVKDLEAIREALNYKQWSFAGHSTGGMLGLVYALKYPHSLERLLVGGAASSRRYMEHEGSMYCPKSPLNKRLKEIFSILKSPTSTKEERREASKEWTSMSLHSPERWDEYFSKPSSGKVVQKRLNYYSFKDLPNFDIQSELPNVITPTIVFCGKYDAQCPLVFSEEINEGIRNSRLFIFEGSNHSPFLEQKNKFDEMVSDFKRLTVKSNSSQLL, from the coding sequence ATGTGGGAGAAAAATTTCGTTCAGACATCTAGAGGGAAATTTGAATACTTTACTCAAGGAAGTGGAGAAGCTCTTTGTATTACCCATTTATATACTGAGTTTAATGAATTAGGTAACTATTTTGCTGATTCTTTCGTAAAGCATTTCAAGGTGTATTTGATCAATTTAAAAGAAGCTGGTAAATCTGACAAAGTTTCTTGTGATGCCGATCTCAGTATAAGTGAAAGTGTCAAAGACTTGGAGGCGATTAGGGAAGCACTAAATTATAAACAATGGAGTTTTGCAGGACATTCAACCGGAGGAATGTTAGGTTTAGTTTATGCTTTAAAGTACCCACATTCTCTTGAGAGGTTATTAGTTGGAGGTGCAGCATCTTCAAGGCGGTATATGGAACACGAAGGAAGTATGTATTGTCCAAAAAGTCCTTTAAATAAACGATTAAAGGAGATTTTCTCAATACTAAAGTCTCCAACCTCAACTAAGGAAGAGAGAAGAGAAGCTAGTAAGGAATGGACAAGTATGTCATTACATAGTCCTGAAAGATGGGATGAATACTTCTCAAAACCAAGTAGTGGGAAAGTTGTGCAAAAGAGATTAAATTACTATTCGTTTAAAGACCTACCCAATTTTGATATCCAAAGCGAGCTGCCAAATGTAATAACCCCCACGATTGTTTTTTGTGGAAAATATGATGCACAATGCCCTTTGGTTTTTTCTGAAGAAATCAACGAAGGTATAAGAAACTCAAGATTATTTATATTTGAAGGAAGTAATCACTCCCCATTTTTAGAGCAGAAAAATAAATTTGATGAAATGGTTTCTGATTTTAAAAGATTGACAGTAAAAAGTAACTCGAGTCAATTGCTTTAG
- a CDS encoding nucleotidyltransferase domain-containing protein produces MSFEQCKSVASLMRGFNKTWCIAGGWAIDLFIGKETRKHKDIEFAVFRKDQFYLKSYLIEWDFKKVINSELYTWGNEFLELPVHEIHASNKMTGDEIEILLNETMDDNWTFRRDLRISYPINSILSYSESGIPFLNPEIVLLYKAKNTREKDHQDFMTIKDYLDNDQKQWLSYTLEMHQPTHKWLQFLSY; encoded by the coding sequence ATGTCATTTGAACAATGCAAAAGTGTTGCTTCTTTAATGAGAGGATTTAATAAAACGTGGTGCATTGCTGGTGGATGGGCGATTGACCTTTTTATTGGTAAAGAAACCAGGAAACATAAAGATATAGAGTTTGCTGTATTTAGAAAAGATCAATTTTATCTAAAAAGTTATCTTATAGAATGGGATTTCAAAAAGGTCATTAATAGTGAACTATATACTTGGGGAAATGAATTTTTAGAATTACCAGTTCACGAAATACACGCTTCAAATAAGATGACTGGAGATGAAATAGAAATTCTTCTAAATGAAACAATGGATGATAATTGGACATTTAGAAGAGATTTAAGGATTTCCTACCCAATTAATTCAATTTTGAGTTATTCTGAAAGCGGAATTCCCTTCCTAAATCCAGAAATAGTACTTCTATATAAGGCAAAAAACACAAGGGAAAAAGATCATCAAGACTTTATGACAATAAAGGATTATCTCGATAATGATCAGAAACAATGGCTTAGTTATACTTTAGAAATGCACCAACCAACACATAAGTGGCTTCAATTTCTTTCCTATTAA
- a CDS encoding IS110 family transposase has product MKFKMQDKQNQLIERITEKHLVVGVDIAQQFHVARAVNFRGIVVGDPITFPNNEEGFSSLLIWINSIKRLHKLEAAIVGMEPTGHYWINLSKWLMKQDIEVVTVNPHLVKRNKENRDNTQSKSDKKDALVIADMVKNGYYSFVRDTSESFEKLRVLMSNRDVIVKRLVSSINQLNRWVDIVFPELRQVFKDITAKGAIATLRLFPSPMELGSMKPEEIVAGWKLLMKRQPGLKKAYLLLNVARKSVGTRQALEAYKFHLEQLLEEYDLAIQQLERVELAIKDELPKIPFANKLLMIKGISEISLAGILGEAGDLSGFSHGNSLLRHAGLHLAEASSGKWKGQIIISKRGRSRLRRFLYLATMGLVMNNPEFKALHSNNVKLKKMKKMKSIMKLIGKLARIFVGIARKNEAYCAKKVQPLTELAA; this is encoded by the coding sequence ATGAAGTTTAAAATGCAGGACAAACAAAATCAACTAATAGAAAGAATTACTGAAAAACATCTTGTGGTTGGTGTGGATATTGCTCAACAATTTCACGTAGCCAGAGCAGTGAATTTCCGTGGGATTGTAGTAGGAGATCCAATCACTTTTCCAAACAACGAAGAGGGATTTTCGTCCCTGTTAATCTGGATTAATAGCATTAAAAGATTACATAAACTTGAGGCTGCCATAGTTGGTATGGAACCTACCGGTCATTATTGGATTAATCTTTCTAAATGGCTGATGAAACAAGATATTGAGGTAGTGACAGTTAACCCTCATTTGGTGAAAAGAAATAAAGAAAACCGTGATAATACCCAATCAAAGAGTGATAAAAAAGACGCTCTTGTAATAGCAGATATGGTGAAGAACGGTTACTATTCCTTTGTAAGAGATACTTCTGAGTCGTTTGAAAAGCTCAGGGTACTTATGTCGAATCGGGATGTCATTGTTAAGAGGCTTGTAAGCTCGATTAATCAATTGAATCGCTGGGTGGATATTGTCTTCCCCGAGCTTAGACAAGTATTTAAAGACATCACTGCTAAAGGGGCCATCGCAACACTTCGGCTTTTCCCATCTCCGATGGAACTGGGTTCCATGAAGCCTGAAGAGATCGTGGCCGGGTGGAAGTTATTGATGAAGCGACAGCCTGGATTAAAGAAAGCCTATTTACTCCTCAATGTAGCCAGGAAATCAGTTGGTACAAGGCAAGCATTAGAAGCTTATAAATTTCATCTTGAACAATTACTCGAAGAGTATGACCTTGCGATTCAACAACTTGAAAGAGTTGAGCTGGCAATCAAGGATGAACTACCTAAAATTCCTTTCGCGAATAAGTTACTTATGATTAAGGGAATTAGTGAAATTTCGTTAGCTGGTATTTTAGGGGAAGCAGGAGATTTAAGTGGTTTTTCACACGGCAACTCTTTACTTCGCCATGCAGGACTCCATCTAGCCGAAGCCAGTTCAGGGAAGTGGAAAGGGCAAATTATCATTTCAAAGCGTGGAAGATCAAGGTTAAGACGTTTCCTCTATTTAGCTACTATGGGTCTGGTAATGAACAACCCGGAATTTAAAGCCCTCCACTCGAATAATGTTAAGCTCAAGAAAATGAAAAAAATGAAATCTATAATGAAGCTGATCGGGAAGTTAGCTAGGATCTTTGTAGGGATAGCGCGAAAAAACGAAGCTTATTGTGCCAAGAAGGTCCAGCCGTTAACTGAGTTGGCAGCGTAG
- a CDS encoding IS110 family transposase: MNPVVGLDVAKGESQVQAFLDKKKPYKTSFKVPHTLEGLGTLSEFLSEIEDHTGIKPPIVLESTGHYHTPVVQYFEERGYLLIIVNPLVSYRAKSSSLRKVKTDIIDARHLCELYYKEELEPYKKRGIQLLNLRNLTRQHENMTGMYVQTKLQFQAVLDQVFPEYEDVFGDLYSVVSLLTLMEFPTSKEVLGVEEDTLANRIDELCKSRSSKWAFTQAKKLIEAASRNPFKEILYRSHITSLELNIKMLLEYQKHLSKLEAEIDALAREMEEYQIIQSIPGIGEKIAATIISEIGEIERFNNPKKLVAFAGLDPSIFESGRFKGTVNRITKRGSSRLRHALYMAVRCAIRDSRKKKTTPEIIPRNKKLREFYDKKRGEGKPYKVAIIACANKLLHWIFALLKSNSIFQDIA, from the coding sequence ATGAACCCTGTTGTTGGACTAGATGTGGCCAAAGGCGAAAGCCAGGTACAGGCTTTCTTGGATAAGAAAAAACCTTATAAAACAAGCTTTAAAGTACCTCATACTCTAGAAGGTCTGGGAACATTAAGTGAGTTTCTTAGTGAAATAGAAGATCATACTGGGATTAAACCACCGATTGTTTTAGAGTCTACAGGCCATTATCATACACCTGTCGTCCAATATTTTGAAGAAAGAGGCTACTTGCTTATTATTGTTAACCCACTTGTCTCTTATCGAGCAAAAAGTTCTTCCTTGCGGAAGGTAAAAACAGATATCATCGATGCCAGGCATTTGTGTGAGCTCTACTACAAAGAGGAACTGGAGCCTTATAAAAAACGTGGGATTCAACTTCTAAACCTTCGCAATCTTACGAGGCAACACGAAAATATGACGGGTATGTATGTACAGACAAAGCTCCAATTTCAGGCAGTGCTTGATCAGGTATTCCCTGAATACGAAGATGTATTTGGAGACTTATATTCGGTTGTCTCACTATTAACCTTAATGGAATTCCCTACATCCAAAGAAGTATTGGGAGTTGAAGAAGACACCCTGGCCAACCGGATTGATGAGCTTTGTAAAAGCCGTTCAAGTAAGTGGGCATTCACTCAAGCAAAGAAGCTCATCGAGGCAGCCTCCAGAAATCCTTTTAAGGAAATCCTATATCGAAGTCATATCACAAGTCTTGAACTGAATATAAAGATGCTTCTGGAATACCAAAAGCACCTATCGAAGTTGGAAGCAGAGATAGATGCCTTGGCAAGAGAAATGGAGGAATATCAAATCATCCAATCCATCCCGGGTATCGGAGAAAAGATCGCGGCAACGATCATTTCTGAAATCGGAGAGATTGAACGGTTTAACAATCCAAAAAAGCTTGTGGCATTTGCCGGGTTAGATCCCAGCATCTTTGAGTCCGGTAGATTTAAAGGAACAGTCAACCGGATTACAAAAAGAGGATCAAGCAGGCTTAGGCACGCGTTATATATGGCTGTCCGTTGTGCGATTCGTGATTCCCGCAAAAAGAAGACAACACCGGAAATCATCCCACGCAATAAGAAGTTGCGGGAGTTTTACGATAAGAAACGTGGTGAAGGCAAACCATACAAGGTTGCCATCATTGCTTGTGCCAATAAGCTGTTACACTGGATTTTTGCACTCTTAAAAAGCAATTCAATTTTCCAAGATATAGCTTAA
- a CDS encoding class I SAM-dependent methyltransferase yields the protein MSSYRVREAYDKLASDYEHNVDTKNAFNIFYERPAMLNILPSNMKNLKVLDAGCAAGWYTDKLLKLGAEVTATDISSEMVAATKRRVGNKASVLNLDLEKELPFQNDYFDLIISSLVVHYIQDWNRLFSEFQRVLKPGGILQFSTHHPFMDIKFSKDKEYFCTELIIDQWERQGKLIDVPFYRRPLNEILNKILQYFSIENIIEPQPTIEFKSLDLVRYERLMKNPHFLIIKAKR from the coding sequence ATGTCTAGCTATAGAGTTAGAGAAGCATACGATAAACTTGCAAGTGATTATGAACACAATGTTGACACTAAGAATGCATTTAACATATTTTATGAAAGACCGGCAATGTTAAACATTCTCCCATCAAATATGAAAAACCTCAAGGTACTTGATGCAGGATGTGCAGCAGGCTGGTATACAGATAAGTTATTAAAGCTTGGTGCAGAAGTCACTGCAACTGATATCAGTTCTGAAATGGTAGCAGCTACTAAAAGGCGTGTTGGTAACAAAGCGTCGGTTCTTAATCTAGATCTTGAAAAAGAACTGCCTTTTCAAAATGATTATTTCGATCTCATAATTAGTTCACTAGTAGTGCATTATATTCAAGATTGGAATAGGTTATTTAGTGAATTTCAAAGGGTTCTGAAACCAGGAGGGATACTACAATTTTCAACCCATCACCCATTTATGGATATTAAATTTTCTAAAGATAAGGAGTACTTTTGTACCGAGCTTATTATTGATCAATGGGAAAGACAAGGTAAGTTGATAGATGTCCCATTTTACCGTCGGCCTTTGAATGAAATATTGAACAAGATTCTTCAGTATTTTTCTATCGAAAACATAATCGAACCTCAACCAACAATAGAATTTAAATCATTAGATCTGGTTAGGTATGAAAGACTTATGAAAAATCCCCATTTTTTAATTATTAAAGCAAAACGATAA
- a CDS encoding MFS transporter, with product MSSGIWKNRSFVFVWLGNGVSELGGAFGTFCNSILIYQLTNSTMALGSMWLLYFLPSLILQLFIGPFVDRWSRKWIMIFSQWARGLIFLIPLVALLMGNLETWHIYAVQIIVGLITPIYTPANQAITPTIVCKEQLSTANAYIDGTVRLVTFLAPILGGFVVEYIGVIPTLIFVSVVLITSGTLLLLIKETKVTTDVRKIWIEQFIEGISYFFKHPIIVWLGVFLAFVQFGVGVTMVITLPYITEELSGSYSEYGYFMAGFPLGYVVGSILVGKVTYKSRRVVMLGALVVGGLTFISLSINHSIILAILTEIIAGAAMAFFSVQNITIIQQTVPNNLMGKVSSVRLFIIRGAMPLGVFVGSFFAEIWGIRTLYLMIGSIICATALLGIFLPYFKFIDSNIDENMAS from the coding sequence GTGAGCAGTGGTATTTGGAAGAATCGCTCATTTGTTTTTGTTTGGCTTGGTAATGGTGTCTCTGAATTAGGAGGTGCTTTTGGTACTTTTTGTAATTCGATCCTTATATATCAGTTAACGAATTCAACAATGGCATTAGGAAGTATGTGGTTGCTATATTTCTTACCGTCTCTCATTTTACAATTATTCATTGGTCCGTTTGTTGATCGATGGAGTAGAAAGTGGATTATGATATTTTCTCAATGGGCTAGAGGACTAATATTCCTAATTCCACTTGTTGCCTTATTAATGGGAAACCTCGAAACGTGGCATATATATGCAGTTCAAATAATAGTAGGTTTAATTACTCCTATTTATACACCAGCTAATCAAGCAATTACACCAACTATAGTATGTAAAGAGCAATTAAGTACTGCAAATGCTTATATTGATGGAACGGTCAGATTAGTGACATTCCTTGCTCCAATATTAGGTGGCTTCGTTGTAGAGTACATAGGTGTTATTCCGACATTAATTTTTGTTAGTGTCGTACTTATTACAAGTGGAACATTATTGTTATTAATAAAAGAGACGAAAGTAACAACCGATGTACGGAAGATTTGGATAGAACAATTTATAGAAGGTATATCCTATTTCTTCAAACACCCTATTATTGTTTGGTTGGGAGTTTTCTTGGCATTTGTACAGTTTGGGGTAGGGGTAACAATGGTAATCACTCTACCATATATAACTGAGGAATTATCGGGGAGTTACTCCGAATATGGATATTTTATGGCAGGCTTTCCTTTAGGTTACGTAGTAGGTTCAATATTGGTTGGGAAAGTGACTTATAAAAGTCGTAGGGTGGTAATGTTAGGAGCATTAGTTGTAGGTGGTCTAACATTTATCTCTTTAAGTATTAATCATAGTATCATTTTGGCTATTCTCACTGAGATTATCGCTGGGGCTGCTATGGCATTTTTTAGTGTGCAAAATATAACAATAATTCAACAAACTGTCCCAAATAACTTAATGGGGAAGGTTTCATCAGTACGACTCTTCATTATTAGAGGAGCTATGCCATTAGGTGTATTTGTTGGTAGTTTTTTTGCTGAAATCTGGGGGATTCGTACATTATACTTAATGATTGGTTCAATCATTTGTGCGACGGCTTTATTAGGTATATTTCTACCATACTTTAAGTTTATTGATTCAAATATAGATGAAAATATGGCTTCCTAA
- a CDS encoding NUDIX hydrolase: MLPPKHIVSAATIVLNEQKEVLLIKGPRRGWEMPGGQVEEGESLKDAAIRETKEETGIDIEVLKFCGVYQNVSDSICNTLFLGKPIGGELRTSPESLEVGFFPVKKALEMVTWKNFRQRIEFCLNEKLHPFYIEF; encoded by the coding sequence ATGTTACCACCAAAACATATTGTTTCAGCAGCAACTATCGTACTTAATGAGCAAAAAGAGGTTTTATTAATTAAAGGTCCTCGCAGAGGATGGGAAATGCCTGGGGGACAGGTTGAAGAAGGAGAATCATTAAAGGACGCTGCAATCAGGGAAACAAAAGAAGAAACTGGTATAGATATTGAAGTTTTAAAATTTTGTGGAGTATATCAAAATGTAAGTGATTCTATATGTAACACATTGTTTTTGGGAAAACCAATCGGAGGAGAACTGAGAACATCTCCAGAGAGCTTAGAGGTAGGTTTCTTTCCAGTTAAAAAAGCCTTGGAAATGGTCACTTGGAAAAATTTCAGGCAAAGAATTGAGTTTTGTTTAAACGAAAAACTTCATCCTTTTTATATCGAATTTTGA